The genomic stretch ataaaatgtcGCTTTTTATTTCAGTTTGAAGAGGGTTTTCAGAAACCGCCTCACAATAATTGCCACAATAAAGCGCGTTTTTTTTTAGTGCTTCAACAAGAAATTAAATCCAATTATCTAGACAGTTACGTTTTTTCAAAATGATATTCAAATAATTTAGTAATATTTAACTTTTTGCAATTTATTTGATTGCTTTAGGTTCTGGAAGTGCAATACTTTAACTTCAAATACTAAATATATTATCTTTACTTTTTAATTTTGAGATTGAGTCTTTTGAGTGATAAACGAACAATTGCTCATAATCTTGCAAGGtagacattaatttttttttttactaaaaacggTTTTTTAAAGTTAATACTCTTTGATTTTAGAGTTTCTATGAACTTATTTTGATTTGgtaaaaaagaaaagcaaaaaagtAAAGGATTTGTCTCTTCATTGTTCAACAAGCTTGAACTCATGACCCAAATATTCCGATTCAGAGACACACATGTAGCAAATAAAAACTTTATTCATTATCAGTTCTTCAAATACAGAGACACACAGGTAGCAAATAAAATCATAAGTTCTTATGGCATTAATTAggaatatttgtttaaattaaacataaaagtgGTATAAACGTATTAGAATCTATGTATATCTTCAAGCACTTAAGCAAACACGCAATCCTGTCGTCCTCCACCTAAAAACAAGCATGTTTATACATAATCTCATCAAAcgcaaaaatattaaatatatgttaTAAATAATGAAATGCTTACTTGAGATTGGATCATAAACAATGAGACCAGTGTTTCCAAAATAGCAGCTGGAATTGGTTCTTTGATTCTTTGCAAAATACTGATTCATAACCACAGATGCATGGAACACTAGTGTATCTGGATTAAAGCAGGATCCTCCTGGCTGAATCAATTTGCAATCACCCAAATTGTTGCAAGCGTATTCAATGTTTAACAGCAGCTCTTTCTCACTGGCTGAAGGTTTAGCCACACACCAATATTGTTCTTGATCTTGTCCATTACCAAACTTGAGATTTATTCCTGTAtgtgtgaaaaatgaaaatcAATTTATCATTCTTCCAACCTGCATTATGTATTAgtaataaatttaaactaaaataccTGCTGCGAAAACCAAAACCAACAGAACCATCGTGAGAATAGAGCCAATTGATGATGACATTGCTGCTAACAACTTTTCAATgattctcttcttcttttctctAAGTTTTGTGGTGTTCATCTCATTTTAATAAGGACtcttatatacataaataaaaactACCAAAATTAATAATCCTTATCAAATAATGTGCACAGTCTACACGTTAAGAATTAATATGGTAAGATAATACTTGGCGTCTATCACTTTATTTTACCACCtaggaaaataaatttatatttacaaTTAGTCTTTTATTGCTAAATCAAGTTTACGTACGTCTTCCAACTTCAATTAATAATATCCACTTTGGATGCATGTCATAGTCTTGCACTCAATTTCATTTTTCTTGTTTGTTACTATCATTTTTTGGGTAACTATTTTTTGTATTATCATTTATGATGCCAAAATTCTATCTTTCATGATGGGTTGTATTttctctaatatatatatatcaaaatattatattagagaaagtaaaaaataaaagaaagtaaAACACGCGTTCTCTTCATTTTGCTATAATTTTAATTGTAAATACTGCAAATTTGTTCTTCTTAATGGTAAAGAAAAGTCTCTAAATGGTAAACAAGATGATACAATGTTTGGAGcctttaattattgatttttttttaaagtgttATATTTAGTCTATATAGTTGCTCAtactatattttatattattttctccatctcataaaagtactatatttaaaatttaaaaactaattaattaaatatattttttatttatttttcattgattaatctAATTGTAAGAATTCAACCTTACCCAACAACAAACTGAACTGATTTAATGGATAATccacataaataaatgaaatgtttcggatttgattttttatatatGATGTCATCGTAAAatatttgttaaattaattttaataaaaattattataattacaactaaaatattattaataattataataaatagcaTAATAAGTCAtgttacaaataaataaaaatatattaatatagaaTAAAAAACCAGCATTTCATACGGTgatgattttattaatatattgtttaaaagcatattaaaatattaattatgcgTCTTTAACCAAATTTTTAATAGGTTATCCCTaactaatatttataatattatataaaaattgaatattttatgattcaataacatatatttaaaactttatttctgatttatttttctaaaacttttttATACTAACTTACATATTAAATTACTAACATActaatatttgaattttttaatataaaatattttatttaagaaaTTGTTTATTAAATTGGGTGAACGTGAATAATTATTTAAAGTATTCTGTttaagaaattatttattaaaaaattctaTTAACATATTAAATTGTTTACCCACTTcaactatttattttatattttatttgttatgtgaataaaaaaaataattgaaatgtgAACATGAATGAAGTTTGGTTTTTCCGTATATACTTAGGAGATGAGAAATAGTCTTTGACTAACTAGACTAGAAATCATAAAACTATCTATACAAACATGAACTATTGAGGAAAGCACTATTTTacaaacaattattttaaaaaaatgggtTTGAAAGGTCTGAAAGAAACCATATACTAACAGCTTGGCACCGTAGATATGGGGGAGTATTGTAATAATCTTGATACCAAATCAACTGCTTCTAGAGGCATGCGCTTATGGAAGATCTAGTAAAAGAAAATCATCAAATATTTATTAGtatagtaaataataaaaaaatgaaaactttagaAGAAACTACACAATCCATAAGATTCAAGCTTGTAAAGAGTAAATAATAAGAAAGATGCGATTATGAAAGTTGAAGGTGAAGAGTTGAAATAATGTTTCCTGGAGAAATGAAAGGGATGGAGAAATGAAAGGGAAAGAGAAATTGGGGAAGAAATAAATTGAAAAGGGAAACTAGAATGATAAAAGTATATATTACATTTTGCTAGGGGCACTTCAAGCATAACACTGCCACACCAGTCTGTCATTGGATTTGATTTGACCCAACAATCACATTTTGCTAGGGGGTATCCCTCGCAAATTGAACAGTAATATTTTTCAAGGGGCTGCCCCTAGCAAAATATTATTTGCTTGTCAGTTTtgtcttccaaaaaaaaaaaaaaaaatgatgccATTGGACATTGCGACGGGACTCCCCtcacaatgttttttttttcaaaattcaaaattctcaCCATAAATTTAGCGACGGGGAGCCCCAAgtaatttagtttttaattttaatttttgatttctaCATTGCGAGGGGTTTAACCCCAAGCAACGTAATTAATTTTGTGAGGGGCTTAACCCCTAGCATATACCCCTGGCAAAGATTagtttttcttgtagtgtatCATATCCCACAGATCAACGTCGTGAGCTAGAAAGAAACTCTCGATTCTGACTTTCCAGTAATCGAAGTTCTCTCCGTCAAATATTGGTGGTCTTCCACTGATTTTGTCTCTATCGTCATAGAtgtcattgttgttgttttttactGGATCTGTCATAGTGTTTTTTGTTTAAgatctttttctgacacggttaagtgtatGCACCTAGAACCAGGCGCTCTGAAGCCAATTGAAGGAtcgaaaaacacaataagggggttggattgggtttttaataaaataaaaacttaatgaCACGTTTGGTTATTCTGGTTTGTTTGAagtcaaactactccagtccaccctatcaaggtgatttcgcctctctcttaCGAGGTCTTAGTCCACTTATCAAACTTGATTACACTACATCACGAAGACAACCGTCAACGTCTTCTCAAGCTTAAACCACAACCCGGTTTGCTCAAGGAACAACAATTACAATAACTTAATTTGTGTGTTTACAAAAATGCTTGTAATAAGCTGTATCACAACAGTGATTTATACACAAGAATCAAAATCACAAAAGCACTATAATAGAAATTATGAATATTGTTTAAGCTTTGCTTTTCGCGTGCGTGAGAGAGTTGTACAATTCTTCAACAaatactcctttatataggagGGTAATTTAACCCGATGGAAGACACATATTCTTGTTAAGGAAACATGTTGAATTGCCGAATTAATATAATTTCCATATGAGCATATTCTGTCCCTTGAGAATAATTTCCAGCCGTTAAGAGAAGATCTTGTTTTTAATGCTTTGTAACAGAACTGTTCATCAGAGTATCATATCAGCGTTGGTGCATGAAGAGTTTCTATATTCGagctttatcagaacttcttGTTTTCGTATACTTCCCTCAAAGTCTCCGGAacttattatttttgaaaatctttcttAACGCACCTTCTTCTTCTGAGAAATCACTTGTGCTGCTCGTTCTTTCTTCTGATATGCTTTCAGAACTTctgtaaaataaaatagaagattAGGGAGCATATTTGTTCTTAttaaaaatatgtgtttgttatcatcaaaactataaccaaactatgttctaacagttTTAAATTGGACTGTTTGAGTTTAATTTATTGACCGAGGTTCTAACTTTATTTAGGTGTTGGTGACCTGTTTTTCTGAAATACAGTAGAAATCCATGTGCACTTTCCTATTAAGCCTCACTTTTGATTGCATAgaacattgaaacattgaataTGTTCATTTGTTGTGAAGTGAGtgattttaccattttttagTCCCAAAGTAATGCCCTTTTGGCATAGATGGCTCTTCCAACTTAACATGTATAACCTTTACTGATGTTGAAAGTAACTCTCCTTCAGTTCGTGATGCAGAAACCTGGTAGATTATGTTGGGATCATGCTGCAGTACATTGGCAGAACCTTTAAATCTGTTGAAATTAACTCTCCTTCATTTGCTTAATAatgaaaaactttttttttttaagcaagaaacCAATATATTAACTCAAGAAGCAAAAAACAAACAGTACAAAAACTCCCCCATCAAAGAAAATTACACACCTATTATAATCTAGcttaagtaaaacaatgggttattgctaaactcaaAGAAATTACAATTGGTACACATAATTTTCCCgataaaagaccacctccaaataAGAGCTTTACAACTCCACACAACATCTCTAGAGTTTCAAGCCGCATTGTTGAAGACAATATCATTCCTTcttaaccaaatgctccaaataaTTGCAAGCCAAATAGTGTCCTCCTTCCCTTTTTTTACCTTCTTAGATCTACAAAATTTACTCCAATACCAAAAGCTCTCCTTCATATCCTCAAAGCACTTATGATCCATACCTATCCACTCGGCCATCTCCCTCCAAACAATATCGACATTCCGACAGAGCAAAAAAGAATGCAACATAGATTCATTAATGTCTTCACATAAAACACAATCAATCCTAGAAGAAATATCAATGATCCCTCTTTTCAAAAGTAAATCTTTAGTTGGGATTTTTTTGAGAAAACACCGCCAACCGAAAGCTTTTACCTTAAGCGGAACCTCCACCATCCAAACTTCTTTAAAAACCGAGTCATAGCAATTTGATGGACCAAAAGGAATATGATTGTTATTAAGAATGAGGTAACaagaagaaattgaaaaaatACCATTTTTCTCATGATTCCAAGAAGCTTTGTCTTGCTTGAACAAACTCATATTCGCCGACAAAAGAAGTCTACCCAAAGCCTCAACTTGCCCAAAGAAACGATGCCCGCCTTCCGCAGCAAGGTGCAGCGCTGGGGCAGCCGCAGAAACAGTGCTGGCAGCACCCGCCGAACTCGGGTAAACGATAGAAGACTCCATGCCATCCGCAGCAGGATTCAGCGCTGCAACAACAGTACTGGCATCCGCAAAAACAGTGCTGGCAGCACCCTCCGAACTCGGGTAAATGGTATTTGCTATGCCAAGGTCGCTCCAAATCCACCTACCATTCTTCCACCCTCCCATGGCACCTATTGAAACCTCTTGCAAGCAAGAACTACTATATAAAATGGGAAAAAGATCTTTTAACTTTCCCTCTTTCAACCAAGGAGCATGCCAAAAGGATGTAGAACACCCATTACCTACATGAAAAAAACAATTGTTAGAAAAAAATTCCTCCGGAGTTTTGAACTCAAGAGAAGTAATGTCCCGCCACCACACCCACTACAAAAAATTAGATAATTAGCGGGAGTTAATGTGCGGGTGTTTTTAAAAACTCCAGCAAATTTGTCTTCCAAGAACGCTCCTCACTATTTGCAGGAGCTACTAAAAACTCCCCCAAATAAATCTGTCAAAATCGCCtcgttttctttataaagaataataaaaatttattttttatttttttttggtctCCCTCTTAAAAAAGCTGGCACGCACAtatctttcctttttttcttctaGTTTCTCTCTCACagcctctctctccctctctccctCTCTCCCTCTCTCAAATCCAATGCCACCGTTGCGTGTCGGTTCTCCTTCTTTTTGCAACTCAGTGCGCCACTGTTGTAGCTCGTTGGGATTCTTCTTATAGCAACACAGATCTATGATATGTTTGTTTCTTCAAGCCATGCCAATAGGGGTTTTCTTTGTCCCACGTTTTAGGTTAGATTTGAATTCCACTCTTACTCATATATCTTTTCTTTGaaattcttttatttgaatttggttTGGTGTTTAACACTGCAAAACCCTAGGTTTCTTAATTTCCTCATGAAGATGGCGGTTCCCCCGTCTCTTTATCTTCCTTTTTCTCAAAGTTGCAGAAACCTTGGGATGAACAAATTCCTTCGCAGATCTGAAAGAAATATGTAAGAGGTTTCTTGGGTTATTATGAAGTGTTTCTTGAAGCTTTATTATTGGGATTCTGCTTTGACCCGGTTACTATGAAGAGAGGTAGTTATACGAATTATTTCTAGCTATTCATAAAGTAAGTTTTCATGTTTACATCTATAATATTTTGCTGGCTATTTTGATTTTTAGGATGATTAACAAAACCTATTGGATGCTTGAGGGAAGAATGTTAGTCCAGAAATTCAATGACACTTGTTCACAACGGGTGCTAGTAAGTCGAATCATATTTGTGTAAAGAAGTGATTTTGAGTTGACCATTTGGAATTCTTCTATATTTTTTACTGTTGGATAGTGTTGAAACATGGATGCACGAATCCTCCTATTTGTATTAAAGGGTTTATATTTTGAAGTAAACTTAAAATTGTATCCAATTACCCATATGA from Vicia villosa cultivar HV-30 ecotype Madison, WI linkage group LG4, Vvil1.0, whole genome shotgun sequence encodes the following:
- the LOC131600276 gene encoding major pollen allergen Ole e 10-like, whose translation is MNTTKLREKKKRIIEKLLAAMSSSIGSILTMVLLVLVFAAGINLKFGNGQDQEQYWCVAKPSASEKELLLNIEYACNNLGDCKLIQPGGSCFNPDTLVFHASVVMNQYFAKNQRTNSSCYFGNTGLIVYDPISSGGRQDCVFA